A window of Candidatus Hydrogenedentota bacterium contains these coding sequences:
- a CDS encoding HAD family hydrolase, translating into MTLSRFQAVLFDFFGTLVDSLSASAHNASVRAMARVMGAPEDVFLERWLSDWGERGAGHWDTVEECVVHTCEAIGVTPDMTHVPEAARIRTAFIRDGLVVRPDARATLQAIKDRGLKTGLITDCPPELPVLWPALDLARLVDAPIFSSVAKMRKPDPGIYLLACERLAVMPQRCLFVGDGGSHELSGAEAVGMTAVCIRSPREEGYDPHRVDPEIWHGLTIVALGEVLGIIDAGS; encoded by the coding sequence ATGACCCTGTCGCGATTTCAGGCCGTTCTGTTCGACTTTTTCGGGACGCTGGTGGACAGTCTCAGCGCGTCGGCCCACAACGCCTCCGTCCGGGCCATGGCACGCGTGATGGGCGCGCCCGAGGACGTGTTTCTGGAGCGGTGGCTGAGTGATTGGGGCGAGCGCGGCGCCGGCCACTGGGACACAGTCGAAGAATGCGTGGTCCACACGTGCGAGGCCATCGGCGTGACGCCGGACATGACGCACGTTCCGGAGGCGGCGCGCATTCGGACCGCGTTCATTCGCGACGGCCTGGTGGTCCGTCCCGATGCGCGCGCAACGTTGCAGGCAATCAAGGACCGCGGACTGAAGACGGGTCTCATAACCGACTGTCCGCCCGAATTGCCCGTGTTGTGGCCCGCCTTGGACCTGGCCCGCCTGGTTGACGCGCCGATCTTCTCGTCGGTAGCAAAGATGCGCAAGCCGGACCCGGGAATTTATCTCTTGGCCTGCGAACGGCTTGCGGTAATGCCTCAAAGGTGCCTGTTTGTGGGCGATGGCGGCAGCCACGAACTGTCCGGCGCCGAGGCCGTCGGCATGACCGCCGTCTGCATCCGGTCTCCCCGCGAAGAGGGCTACGACCCTCACCGCGTTGACCCTGAAATCTGGCACGGGCTCACGATCGTCGCGCTGGGAGAGGTTCTGGGCATCATTGACGCCGGGTCGTAG